The region GACATGACGGCGTTCCTGGATCGTTTCGCGGACGATGCCACGATCATCCACCCGCCGTCAGGCCCGCCCCGCACGTTTCCGAAACGCGTTCAAGGCAAGCAGGAGATTCAAAGAACCTTCCAGGTCGTCTTCGATCTAATCCGAGGCGGCCGAACGACTGGACCGTACCAGGACCTGCAACCGCGCGATTTGCTGATTCAGGAGTACGACGGACTCGCTGTGCTGACCTTTCACCTCGGCACCGACACGCGTGTTAGTCGACGAACCTTGGTGTTTCGCCGAATTGGTGCCGACTGGAAGATCGTTCACCTCCACGCGTCCACTTTCGATCTCTCGCCGCCGT is a window of Acidobacteriota bacterium DNA encoding:
- a CDS encoding nuclear transport factor 2 family protein, which produces MSFRVALCLLVLPSCFVAPTRAYSTAVSAGERVQDSSTVEAAARRFIVAFNNLDMTAFLDRFADDATIIHPPSGPPRTFPKRVQGKQEIQRTFQVVFDLIRGGRTTGPYQDLQPRDLLIQEYDGLAVLTFHLGTDTRVSRRTLVFRRIGADWKIVHLHASTFDLSPP